The following is a genomic window from Flavobacteriales bacterium.
GGCAAAGCACGGCCTTCACCCCATCGCGCCGGAGCAAAAAGAGATTGGTCTCGATGGCCCGTAGGAATTGATCGCGGGAGATGGCCTTGTGATCGCTGACCGTGGTCGCATCGTCCACAAAGGTCGCCTGCCAGTCCACGCGTTCACCACACCGCACCGCATCGCGGATCATGCTCCAGGCCATGAATCCCCTGAATGCGGCGCTATAGCGCGAGAGCCAGTGGCCCAGGTAGGTGAACAGGCCGCCTGCGGAGGGCTCCTGTAGGCGTGCACGCCAGAACTGATAGCGGAAATCCTCCATATAGCGGTAGTCCGGGTCGTTCACATAGTGGTCGTTCGCGCCATCGAAGAAGATGACCATGTCGGGGTCATAGGACAACAGCTCGGTGAGCAGGTACTGGGTGTGTTGGAACACCTGGTAGCCGGTGACGGCCGCATTGATCACTTCGATCCGCGTCCCCGGCATCGCTTCGTTGAGCAGTCGTTCCAAGTGGGCGTCCACGGTCGCGGTCTGGTCCACATGAACCACCGGATAGGGTGCTGCGCTGCTGATCCCATGGGCTGCCGAGCCCCCTAGGAAGAAGATGCGGACGGTGCCAGGCGGCTTGGTCAAGGGCACATCCTCCGAGCGCCGGAACCCGTTCGCATTGATGGCCAACCGGACCCGATCGCCGTCGCGCTCCTCATAGCCGGGCACATGTTCGTACACCCGATAGGAGTTGAACCGGAACTTATTCTCGCTGGCCTTGTGCAGCACATGGCCCAGGTAGTAGCGCGCGCCCAGTTCCACGCAGGCGATGGTGAACACCAACAGGAAGAGAACGTACCCGATCCGTCCCCAGGAAGAGCGGCGCACGGGTGCTGTAGGGTTGGACATGTGGACCGGGTTGATCGGCGAAAGTACCCACCGCCGCCGACGGTACGGGACGATCGGATACCTTGGGTCGGTGGCCATGGAGCGATCATCGTTGTTCTGGTCCGGATGGCACTGCGCGCCCATGCTGCGGTTCGCTCTGCCGTTCGCCGCCGGCCTGGGGCTCGGGTCGTTGTTCTCCCTCTCCACGACCCTTGTGGTCGTCCTGGCGACCTTGGCCCTGACGTTGGTCGCTCTGCCAGCGTTCGTTCCGTTCCCCTTCCGCCTGCGCTGGCTGCCCTATGCGGCCGCGACGCCGGCTTTACTGATCACAGGTGTCTGTTGGTGGGCCCTCCGTACCGCGGACACGCGACCTCCACAGGGTGCGGAGGGCGCGCATCTGGTGGAAGTGGAGGTTGTGCATGGCGCATCGGCCCGTCATGTTCGGTGCGACGCAAGGTTGCTGAGGTCCTGGTCCGCGGATGGCACGGCCGCAACGAGCTCGTTGACCCTGTTGACACTCGCCAAGGACTCCCTGGCTCCCCTCGTCCGGCCCGGCGATGTGCTCATGGTCCATGCTGGCCTGAGCCCACCGACGCGTACGCCCGACCCTGGGGGATTCGATGTACGTGCCTGGGTCGGTCCGCGCGGGATCCATGACCAAGGCTTCGTGGAGGCCGGTCAATGGCGCCACCTCGCACATCGATGGCGATGGACGGACCTCTTCCTCCCTGCCCAGGAACGCGTGTGGCGATGGCTCGACCGCAGTGGACTTCCCGATCGGGAACGTGCCGTGGTGCTCGCCCTGCTGTTGGGGATCCGCAACGAATTGGACGCCGCGCAGAAGGATGCGTTCGCCCGAAGTGGCACCATGCACGTGCTTGCTGTGAGCGGAATGCATGTGGCGTTGATCTACTGGGTGCTCATGGCCCTGCTCAAGCCGCTGGGTGGAGGGGGCGTTGCGCGTTGGTCACGCGCTGTCATCGCGTTGCTGGTGCTGTGGGGCTATGCCGGTATCACCGGTGCGACGCCCTCCGTGTTGCGTGCCACGGTGATGTGCTCGCTGTTCGTCATCGCCGGCCTCTCGGAGCGCCGCTCCGCCACACTGAACACCCTTGCGGGGTCGGCCTTGCTGCTTCTTGTCTGGGACCCGCGGATGCTCTTCCAGCTCAGCTTCCAACTGTCCTTCCTGGCCGTCCTTGGCATCGTGCTCTGCTATGATCCCATCCGCCGCTTGTGGTCTCCGGGTAACGTGGTGCTGCGATATTGTTGGTCGCTCATCGCGGTCTCCCTCGCTGCTCAGTTGTTCACCACGCCCGTCTCCCTCGCCGTATTCAAGGCTTTCCCGGTCTGGTTCCTGCCGGCCAACATCATCATCGTCACGTTGGTCAACATCGGGGTCATTGGTGGTCTGTTGCTCCTGCTTACGCTGCCGATACCTGTCCTCGGTCCGTTCATCGCCGACGCCTTGGGCGGGTTGGTGCTGCTGTTGGGCAGAGTGGGCCGGTTCTTCGCGGATGCACCGTTCGCTTATCCCGATGTGCGTGTCACCGATGTCCAAGGGGCGTTGATCATGGCCATTGTCCTGGCCATCTGCCTCGATCGCCTGGGCGGTCAACGGCTTGGGCGCTGGGTGGCGCTCGCCATTCTGCCGGTGCTGGCGATAAGCATCTCAACCCAGGTCCTGCACACCTCTTCGGCGCGGGAGCTCGTGATCTTCGAGGAACGGGCCGGTCTGGTGATGGCTCTTCGCGAAGGCCCGCATGCCGTGGTGCTGGAGAGCGTTCCGGGGCTGGCGAACGCACGACAACGGATCGAGCGGTTCACCCGGTCAAGCGGTGCCAACGTATTGGACACGCTCTCGGTCATCGATCTCCACGCCGCGCAGCCGGTCCGGGCCGGTTTCTCCGCGGGTGGTAAGTGCGCTTGGTTCGGTGCGGGGATGAGCGTACTGGTGGTGGATGCCACCCCCTTGGCGAGCGGTGGACCCGCGTTCGATGTCCTGGTCTTCATCGCGGAGCAGGAACAGGCGGCCGACGCTGCGCTCGCTCGACTTCGCTCCGGAGGCCAGGTGGTCCTGTCCGGCTCCATGGATGGGCTGCAGCGCTGGCGTCTTCGGAAGCGCTGCACCGAGCTCGGGTTGGCCTGCCACGACGTACGGCGTGACGGGGCCTTTGTCCGCGTAGCGTCGGGGCCAGCCTAGCTCCAAGAGGGACCGGGCCCGGCCACGGCGCCGTGGAACCTACTGGGCCACAGCCGCGTTCAACGGTCCGCTCAACGGACCGACCCATGCGCTCTCTGCACCTCGTCTTCTTGTTCGCCACCACCGGCCTTCATGCCCAAGTGATCAACGGCTACGCGGAGATCACCGCCATCGC
Proteins encoded in this region:
- a CDS encoding SGNH/GDSL hydrolase family protein, with amino-acid sequence MSNPTAPVRRSSWGRIGYVLFLLVFTIACVELGARYYLGHVLHKASENKFRFNSYRVYEHVPGYEERDGDRVRLAINANGFRRSEDVPLTKPPGTVRIFFLGGSAAHGISSAAPYPVVHVDQTATVDAHLERLLNEAMPGTRIEVINAAVTGYQVFQHTQYLLTELLSYDPDMVIFFDGANDHYVNDPDYRYMEDFRYQFWRARLQEPSAGGLFTYLGHWLSRYSAAFRGFMAWSMIRDAVRCGERVDWQATFVDDATTVSDHKAISRDQFLRAIETNLFLLRRDGVKAVLCLQPMLVLRDTSLLATEERAFLHQDPNVKALYPVVLEELNDMAQRWRVPLVDLNVPFNDPSHNGRQLLIDYCHLNGAGGEVCAKALLPVVQLLLRPTAMDSSATAPARSGT
- a CDS encoding ComEC/Rec2 family competence protein, with amino-acid sequence MERSSLFWSGWHCAPMLRFALPFAAGLGLGSLFSLSTTLVVVLATLALTLVALPAFVPFPFRLRWLPYAAATPALLITGVCWWALRTADTRPPQGAEGAHLVEVEVVHGASARHVRCDARLLRSWSADGTAATSSLTLLTLAKDSLAPLVRPGDVLMVHAGLSPPTRTPDPGGFDVRAWVGPRGIHDQGFVEAGQWRHLAHRWRWTDLFLPAQERVWRWLDRSGLPDRERAVVLALLLGIRNELDAAQKDAFARSGTMHVLAVSGMHVALIYWVLMALLKPLGGGGVARWSRAVIALLVLWGYAGITGATPSVLRATVMCSLFVIAGLSERRSATLNTLAGSALLLLVWDPRMLFQLSFQLSFLAVLGIVLCYDPIRRLWSPGNVVLRYCWSLIAVSLAAQLFTTPVSLAVFKAFPVWFLPANIIIVTLVNIGVIGGLLLLLTLPIPVLGPFIADALGGLVLLLGRVGRFFADAPFAYPDVRVTDVQGALIMAIVLAICLDRLGGQRLGRWVALAILPVLAISISTQVLHTSSARELVIFEERAGLVMALREGPHAVVLESVPGLANARQRIERFTRSSGANVLDTLSVIDLHAAQPVRAGFSAGGKCAWFGAGMSVLVVDATPLASGGPAFDVLVFIAEQEQAADAALARLRSGGQVVLSGSMDGLQRWRLRKRCTELGLACHDVRRDGAFVRVASGPA